The following nucleotide sequence is from Melioribacteraceae bacterium.
GTTCCCAAAGTTTATTTAATAGTTCATAAACAGCTTCGGGAGTTTTTGCCATTCTTTCTTCCAATACAAAATCGGCATGAGTTTCATAACCAAGTAATTTAGCGCGTTCAACTCTTAAAGCCGCCATTCTTGAGAGAATTTTTTTGTTATCGTACTCGTCATTGTTATCGCCCTTTAAGATATAACCTTTGTAAAGTTTTTCTCTTAAATCACGGCGAGTTGAATAAGTTAAGAACGGATATAAACTTGTTCGCTGAATTGTATAAACATATTTGCCTTCATAACCCTTCGTTTTTGCTTCGTCGGCACCGATTGCAATTACACTTTCGGGTAAACCATCGAGATCATCTTTTTCTAAAACGAGTTCGAATTTATTTGTTTCCTTTAAAACATTCTCGCCAAAATCTAAAGACAGAATTGAAAGCTCTTCGTTAATTTTTCTGAATTTTTCTTTTGCTTCGTCGGAAAGATTAGCACCTCCTCTTACGAAGTTTTTATAATATTTATCAAGAAGAATATCCTGCTCGGTATTCAAACCAAATTTATCTTTGTTATCATAAACAGATTTAATTCGTTTAAATAATTCCGGATTGAGATTAATATCATCACTTTGTTTTGAAAGCATCGGAGAAATTTTCTTTGCAAGTGCTTGAACTTCATCGTTTGACATTGACCCGGTCATTGCAAAAAAAACGTTTGAAACTTTTGTTAATAATCCATCGCTGTATTCCAATTCTACAATTGTATTTTCGAAAGTTGGTTCATCTGAATTGTTCACAATAGATTCAATAACGGCATTTTGTTCTTCAATACCTTTTTCAAATGCAGGCAAATAATGATCTAAAGAAATTTTATCAAACGGCGGAGTGCCGAATGGCGTATCCCATTTTTCGAAAAACGGATTACTGTTTTGTGCAAAACTCATAAAAAATACTCCCGTAATAAGAATAAATAAAGCTAGTTTGTTCATGTATAACCTCTGATTTTATTTGGTTCTAATAAAGTAAGGCAAGTTAAAAAATTTTGGGGAAAGTACTTAGAAAAACCCTCATGAGTATAATTAAAAATTAATCTCAACCTCAAATTTTGCAATTGTTTGCTTTCGCCACTCATCTGAGAAAAGATGACTGTCGGCTATTGATAACCCGCAATTGAATAGAGAAATTTGATAATTAATACCTGCTAATAAATAAATGGCTCTTAATTTTTCATTAAGTCCCAATATATTTTCTTCATAGTTACGGTCTGTTGTAAAAAAACCGAAAGAGGCTTTAAGGTTTTTATCAATAGAATATAATCCAGTACAGGAAAATTCTATTTGATTTTTCAGATTTGAAATTGCATCATTCCATAATAGATAATTAACAGTAGAATACAAGCTAATATTATTAATAACGTTAGCCGATAAGTCCAAGCTAACCTTAGCAGGAAAGTTTGCAGAATAGATTAATGAAAATTGAGAAAACGAAAAGTTCGGATTTACGTTTAAGTTTTGATCCGAATGAACTATAGTCTCATTCATCTTATTATTGCTCTCGTAAAAAACTCCTACCGAAAATGATTTTTTGATATCAAAAACATGATTAAATAAAACACCAAAAACCCAATTATAATTATTGGAATTAGCATCAAAAGAATAGCTTAACAGTTCTTCGCGATAATCTAAACTGTTTCTTGTTAATCGGGCACCAAATGCTAAAGAAGAATTCTCAAGAACAAAATTTTCGAATTGATAAGAAGCTGATACCGAATAGCTTAGAACTATTGTTTCCATTATCGGTTTATAATACTCACCAGTCCCGTCGGGGAATTCGGAAGTTGTTATTGGAACTCTGTCAAACTCGGCGGATGAATTATATTTTTGATTAAATGCTATACCGAGTCTAAAATTTTGATAAGGAAAAACTATCCCTAGTGATTGTGGCAACTCCTTTGAAATTCTTTTATGACCAATACTTGCAAGATATGCTTCTTCAATATTAGTTTCGAAGTGATAACTTCCACCAATACCTATCTTATCAAAATAAATCATTGCGGAAGGGTTGATTGTTCCGATATTTGATACTGAATTCTTAATATTTGAAATCCCCAATGAATTCAAATTTGTTAAAACAAATCCTTGAGATAGATATAAAACATGGTTTTCTTGGATTTCGGTTTGGCTATATATTAAACTATTGAGTAATAATACAATGGCAAAAAGCTTTCTCATGTTCGACTTCCCGGCTTAATGAGAGAAAAACATCTCATTCAAACTAATAAATTATACTTTAAATTTCTATGTATTATTTTGGTGTTGAATATAGTTGTGGGACAAATTTTTGGCTATTTCTCGAATCTTCTCAAAAACTTCCAAGCTTCAACTACCGCTTCTAAATCACGGTTTTGATTACCGAGAATTTTAAGAAGTTGTGAATCTCCAAGTCCATATTTAATTGAAGGAACAACATGTCCGGCATTAATAATTACATTAAAAACTACGGGTGGGTTTTCAAGCGGACGATCAAATTCATTTTTGATTATGCGGGAGTTATCATTGGGATTTATATCGTCAAATAATTTTGTTGTGCGTTTTTGTGTGTTGAGATGATTTAAGCTGACCCAATAATTTAAAGTGGCTTCTGCTGAACTTATTTTTCCTTTATCACCCGCCAACATCCCACCTTCATAAGGAACCAAGGGATCATCTTTGCTATTCATAATAAAAATGGGAATTGGAATTTCGCTTGATGTGCATTCCGAATCTTTCGGCATATTTGCAAAAAATACTGCGGCCCCGGCAATTTTTTCTCCCAGTTCAAGCATAAGTCTGTAAACCATCATTCCGCCGTTTTCTATTCCGGAGATATAAACTCTATTTTCGTTTATATCCAAGTTCTCTTGCGACCAATCAATTAATTCTTCTACGAATTGTACATCATTTGTTTCAGGTAGTTCTTCGGGTTTCTTTCTGCAATCATTCCATTTTTGATTACTGCCTAAAGTTTCACCGTTAACCGGATTAACTCCATTTGGTGCAATAATTATAAATTTTTCTCTTTCGGCAAGATTTGGCCATTCATTGAATCCATCACCCGTATTAAATACATTTTCCATTCCGCTGTTAGATGAATGAAAAATAAAAAGTATCGGAGCCCTGTTTGGCAATTCACGCGGAATAAAAATTCTGAAGTGTCTTTCGAGATGATCTATTTTAATTGATTCAGTATGCCATCCGAAGGAATAATTGCGTTGGGCGAGCACAGTTGAAACCGATATTAGAATTAAACAAAATAATTTTATGATTATATTCATTTGTTCAGACTAATTTTAGTTGAAAGATATTACTCAACACCTAAATATGATATACCCAGTTTGGGTAGTTATCCTAATTAACTTTCCTTACAACAAAAAACGAATACCCATAATAGGCAGAATATTTTTTATGCATTTCCATTTCAAGTGATTCGTTTTCTAAAACTTGCATGGCTTTCGGATCGTTTGCGTATTTTTTCTTCAGTTCATTAATTCTGTTTGTAAGTGGAGTATAATAATTATCCCACCATGCATTATCAGGTAATACAAAACTGCCTATGAATTTATAATCAGTATTAGATAAAAACTTTATTACCGAATCGATTGTTTTTATTTCTCCGTAAAATGAATTCCAATAATTTTCAATTTCTTCGGGACGATCATTTCTTAACCAGCACAATTCACTAAAGACTATGTAACCGTTTGTTTTAAGAAACCGTTTCCAAAGTGATAACGCTTTACCGATACCCATTTGATAGACGGAACCTTCAGCCCAGATAACATCAAATGTGTTTTCATCAAATTGAAGATTGTTCATATCTCCAACTTGTCCGGAAACTCTTGATGATAAGTTAAGTTCAGCAGCCATTTCATTAAGTTTATCAATGTATGGTTTGTGATTATCAACTGCGATAATTTGTCCATGTGAAATGTTTGCAAGATCAAGCGTTTGCTTCCCGGGTCCGCATCCTACATCAAGAATGATCAGTTTTTCGGACAGTTCGGTTAATAATGAATATGCCGCTTTAGTCGATTCAAAATTACCGGGACCTTCGCGCGGTGTGTCGGTGTGAATTTCGAAAAAAATTTGTTCTTGATTTGAGGTCATTAATATCAAATTAATTATTTAGTAAAATAATAAAAAAACCCCGAAGGTAGCAGTATCTTCGGGGTTTCATTTCAAGTAGCATTCTAATTTTAGACGAAATAAAAAACAAAGCCCCAATAAATTGTTGTATAAGTCCCGCGACCACCTAATAAAATACTGTATTCATCATCAAGATTGGAATTTAGTTTCAATCCTATTTCAGTTCCGAAATTCTGTGTAATTTCATGTGTAATTCCAAGTCCAACACCATAAGAAACTAGTACTTTATTTTCTTCTCTTTGATTAATTCTATCAAATTGAACAAGTTCACCCGTATCCGGATGATATCTTGGAATAATATCACCTTTCTGGAAATTGTATATAGAAGCACCGAGTTCAACTTCAATAAACGGATGCCATGAAGATTCATTCACGGCTGTATATCTTCCGCCGAATAATATTGGTATAACTTCGTGATCTAATTCATCAGCAATTCTTTTTCTTTCGTGATCAATTTCATAATTAAGATAATATTCGCCATAGGATAAATAACCCGACTGAAAATAAAGAGAAAATTGCCTATCAAAATTGTACTGAGCTTTCCCTAATATTGATCCGCCCCTCTTGGAATTAAAGGGAGAGACCAAACCTCCTGAAATATGAAAGTGTAAATTTTCTTGGGCACTAATTGATAATAAAATAATTGAAAAAAACAGAATTGATGAAAGCCTTGAATACTTCATTTTACCTCCGTTGTTGTTGTGAGAAAGAAGTAAAAAAGTGTTCTAAGGTCTCCTAATAAATGTGAAAAGTTGAAATTAAATTATTTATAAAATTCAGATTAATCAATGCTAAAAGTCAGTTGTTTTTATTAAAATAATAGTTGATGTCTGCTTTTGTAGTAATTGTAATTGAATTTAACTTCTTCAGCGTACTTTCATCCGCTTCGCAAAAAACCCATAAACTCTACTGGGCAAAATTCCACCGAGCCATGATGCAAATACTATCGGTATTGGAAATGCAATTACAGGTTTTTCTTTTTCAATTCCATTTAAAATTATATCGGCAGCTTTCTCAGGTTTCATTAATAGCGGCATTTTAAATTTATTTTTTGATGTCATCGGAGTTTCTACAAAACCCGGTTTAACAGTTATTACTTTTATATTATATGGATGTAATTCAACTCGCAATCCTTCAAGAATTTTTGTAGCTGCGGCTTTACTTGCACAATAGAATTCACTTTTAGCATGACCGCGACTATCGGCTAGACTTGAGACGCCGACAATCATTCCATTTTTACGATTCATCATTTCTGGGAGCAACTGTTCAACCCAATAAATAATTCCCATTACATTCACACCGAAAATTTCTTCGGCATGTTTGGAATTAAATTCGGTTATATCCGTTCTGTAACTTATTCCCGCATTAAGTATGGCAATGTCTAAATCATTCTTGATCTTACTCTTAATCTTAATCATACTCTCATTAACAGATTTTTTATTCGAAACATCACATTCTAAAACAATTGTTTCAGCACGTTTAAGATTAATCTCGGAGAGATATTCTTCAATCAGATTTGTTCTTCGTGCTAATAAAATTAAAGTACAGTCAATCTGGATAAGTTTTTTGACAATTTCCTTCCCAATTCCTGTTGAAGCTCCCGTGAGCAAAATTGTTTTGTTTTTGAATTCCATATTCACCTTTTATCAAATCGATTATATAAAATGCTAATTTCTTTCTAAACAAACGCAAAATTGTTATCTTTCGCCACAATTTTTAATTAGGACAATGAGACGAAATTTTATAGAAATAGATGACGTAATTTTGAACCCGGAAATTTTTGAGACGAAATTTACTTGCGATCTTGAAAAATGCAAAGGCGCGTGCTGTACCATGGAAAGCGAATATGGCGCACCGATAAAACAAGAAGAAATTGATAAAATTAACGGGAAATTGCATATTATTAAGGAATATTTACCAAAACGGCATGTCGATGAAATTGAAACAAGCGGATTTTGGGTGGAAAAATATGGTCAATTAATGACTCAAAGTATTGACAATAAGGCTTGTGTATTTGTTTATTTCGATAATGAAATTGCACGATGTGGAATTGAAAAAGCATACGAAGAGGGAAAAATAAATTTTCAAAAACCGATTTCATGTCACCTTTTTCCAATACGTGTTTCAGAGTTTGGTGGTGATATTTTGCGTTTCGAAGAGTATTCGGAATGCCAACCTGCATTACAAAAGGGTGAAGAAACTAAATTAACCGTGTTAGAATTTTGCAAAGATTCGCTGAAAAGACTTTACGGATCTCAGTGGTTTGAAAAAGCAAAGCATTACTTGGGCAATTAATCATGTTATCATTACAGCAAAAATTTTCATTACAACAAAAACTTTCTCCTCAGCAGATTCAATATCAGAAATTGCTGCAGCTGAATACATTAGCTCTTGAGCAACGGATTAAAACCGAACTTGAATTGAACCCGATTCTGGAAGAAATCCTTGATGAAGAATTAGAGTTAAAAGAAGAACAAGACGATCCGGAAGATGCTTTAGATACCGAAGAAGAATACGACAGCGCCGATGACGAGTTTGATATTGAAGACTACATGAATGACGAGCAGTTAGATAATGATCGAATGAATAGAAGTCCCGATGAAGAACACACCCAACCGATTGCTCCACAACGTACCACTTTAAAAGAACTGCTTGTTGAACAACTTCATATGCTTGATTTGACTGAAGAAGAACTTATAATTGGGGAGAATATAATCGGCAGTTTGAGTAGAGAAGGTTACTTTAAAGATAATCTTGAAAAGATTGTAAAAGAACTAAAACTCTTCGAAGAGCTTGATATTACTTATGAACAAGCCGAAAGAGTTCTAGCCATTGTTCAAACTTTAGAACCGGTTGGAATTGGTGCGCGTGATCTTCAAGAATGTTTACTTCTTCAAATAAGAAATTCTTCTTACGATCCTTATTATTCCTACCTAGCCGAAAAGATCTTGACCAATCATTATAAAGAATTCGTTAATAAGCGGTTTGATATAATTGAAAAGGAAATGAATCTTACCCGCGAAACACTTCGGACAACTTTGGATTTGATTCAACACTTAAATCCAAAACCGGGCGAAGGAAATATTGAAGAAGAAGAATCTAATCAAATTACACCTGATTTCTTAATTGAAAAAGTTGATAATAACTATATAGTTACGCTTAACGATAAAACAATGCCTTCGCTTACAATCAGCCAGACTTATCTTGAAATGATTGATACAAATAAGCGAAGAAGAAAAATGAATGAGCGCGATAAAGAAACTCATAAATTTCTTCGTGAAAAATTTGAATCAGCAAAATGGTTTATCGCTTCAATTCAGCAACGCCGTCATACTTTAATGAAAATTATGCGCGCAATTCTGGAAAAACAATATCACTTTTTTGAAAGCGGTCCCAAACACTTAAAACCGATGATCTATAAAGATATTGCCGATGAAATCGGTATGGATATTTCAACGATAAGTCGTGTCGTAAATGGTAAGTATGTACAAAGTCCGCAAGGTATTCATGAATTGAAATATTTCTTTAGCGAAGGACTTTCAACCGATTCCGGTGATGAAATTTCCAACAAACACATTAAAGAACTTATTAAAGAAATAATTGACAGTGAATCAAAGAAATCTCCTTTCAGCGACGAAAAAATTTCCAAAATGCTTCAAGATAAAGGAATTCATATAGCACGACGTACAGTTGCAAAATATAGAGAGCAGTTAAAACTCCCCGTTGCCCGTCTGCGAAAAGAGTTATGACACTTCTTCTGGATACTTTAATAATAGTTGTTCTATTCCTATTGTTTGGTTACTCTCATTCTCTTCTCGCATCAAACAAAGTCAAAAGAAAGCTTGCTGAACAAATCGGTGATAAAATAGCTTTCTATAGATTGTTTTATAATTTTACTTCGGTGCTTACTTTTTTCCTTATCTATGTATTATCGCCCAAACCCGATCTAATTATTTATGATTTAATTTATCCGTGGGATATTGTTATTTTTGTAGTTCAGCTTTTTGCGTTAATCGGATTTTTATGGGCTGCGTCGGCAGTTAATGCTTCCGAGTTTTTTGGTATTGCTCAAATTAAGAGATACCTAAACGGCTCTTATAATCCGAGTGAACTTGATGAAAGATATGAATTGAAAAAGATCGGAGCTTTTAAGTATTCACGTCAACCGATTTATTTTTTCTCTATCCTGTTTCTGGGTTTAAGACCAACTATGGATTTCTTTTATCTTGTGTTCTTTTTATGCTTAACGATTTACTTCATAGTTGGTTCAATTTATGAAGAGAAAAAATTAACAGAACTTTTTGGTGATGAGTATGTTCAATATCAAAAAGAAACACCGTGGATGGTGCCAATAAAATTTTTTAAAAGATCATAATGAGTCATAATCATCTTAAAGATCTGTGTTCCATTTTCAATGCATCGGAACGAAGCTTTATACAGATAGTAATGATTTACTAAGATATTTGATGGGAGAATATATGAGTAACAAAATTAGATCAACAACAATTCTTGGAATAATTCACAACGGAGTTGCTGCGATTGGCGGTGATGGACAAGTATCGCTTGGTAATACGGTAATGAAACACAACTCCATGAAAATTAGAAAGTTAATGAATGGTCAAGTTGTATGCGGATTTGCGGGTTCAGCCGCCGATGCATTTACATTGCTTGGCAGATTTGAAGAAAAGTTGGAACAATATAACGGAAATGTAAGCCGTTCGGTAGTTGAACTTGCTAAGGATTGGCGAACCGATAAATATTTAAGAAGATTAGAAGCAATGTTGGCGGTCGTTTCAAAAGATAAAACATTTGTTGTGTCTGGGACAGGCGATGTAATTGAACCGGATGATAATATTGTCGCAATCGGTTCCGGTGGAATGTATGCACTAGCCGCGGCAAAAATGTTAAAGAAATACAGTAATCTTTCCGCAAAAGAAATAGTTGAAGAAGCTTTAAACACAGCGGCTGATATCTGTGTTTATACAAACAATCATATAAACGTTGAAGTAATAGAAGGATAAGTATGTCTAACAAATTAGATTTAATGAAAAATTTAACACCATCTCAAATTGTAACCGAATTAGATAAATATATAATTGGTCAAGGCGATGCAAAACGTGCAGTTGCGATTGCATTAAGGAACAGATGGCGAAGACAGCAAGTTGATGAAGCAATTAGAGAAGAAATTGTTCCGAACAATATAATTCTAATAGGTCCGACCGGTGTAGGCAAAACAGAAATAGCAAGAAGATTGGCAAAGTTAGCAGGCGCTCCATTTATAAAAGTTGAAGCTTCCAAGTTTACCGAAGTCGGTTATGTTGGTCGTGATGTTGAATCAATGATACGAGACTTAACCGAACTTGCAGTTAATATGGTTCGCGCAGAAAAAACAGAAGAAGTTCAGGAAAAAGCCGAAGCACTTGCCGAAGAAAGAATACTTGATATTTTAATTCCTCCGGTAAAGAAACCAAATCAACCATCCAATACTTCGGTTTCAACAAACGTAACCGATGAAAACGAAGCACTTCAGAATGAAAAAACACGCGAGTGGATGCGAAAAAAATTAGAAGCTGGTGAACTCGATGAACGAATGATTGAATTTGATTCGACTCAACCCGCGGTTGGTATGCAGGTTCTTGGTCCGGTTGGATTTGATGATATGGGTATTAATATTCAAGAACTTATGAGCAGTATGATGCCTAAGAAAAAGAAAAAAAGAAAAACCTCAATAAAAGATGCAAAGAAAATTTTAGCTCAAGAAGAAGCAGCAAAATTAATTGACATGGAAGCTGTGCAGCGTGAAGCAGTAAAACGAGTTCAAGAATCCGGAATAGTTTTTATTGATGAGATTGATAAAATTGCGGGAGCCAAAAGCCAGCAAGGTCCAGATGTATCTCGCGAAGGTGTTCAACGTGATCTTCTTCCTATTGTCGAAGGTTCATCCGTAAATACAAAATACGGGGTTGTTAAAACCGATCATATTTTATTTATTGCATCCGGAGCATTTCATGTTTCTAAACCATCTGATTTAATTCCCGAACTTCAAGGAAGGTTTCCAATCAGAGTCGAACTTAGCAGCTTAAACGAAGAAGACTTTATTAAAATTCTTACTCTTCCTCAAAACGCATTACTTAAGCAATACACAGCAATGTTGAATACCGAAGATGTTGAAATAATTTTTAAAGAAGATGCAATAAAAGAAGTTGCGAGAACTGCAGCACATGTTAATACCGAAGTCGAGAATATTGGCGCTAGAAGACTTCATACAATTCTCACAACTTTATTGGAAGATATTTTATTCGATGTGCCGGATAAAAACACAGAAAAGAAATTTGAAATTACAGGTAAACTAGTCTTTGATAAACTCGATTCAATTGTTAAAGACAGAGATCTTAGTAAATATATTCTTTAATTGAGATTTTAGATTTGCGGATTTAGAATTAGGGCTGTTTATGCAGCCCTTTCTTATCTAATACAGGAGGATATAATGAAAAAATTTATCTTAATAATCATACCATTAATATTCTTTGGATGCAGTTCCACCGAAGTTGTGAATTTAGATACTGCCAAAATGATAGTCCAAGATTATTATGAAAACGGTCAATATGATAAAGAAGTTGACGAAATAATAAATGACGCAATAAAAGAACTAAGTCGACAAACCTTCCCGGAAAACTCTTTGGCAATATTTGAC
It contains:
- the rpoN gene encoding RNA polymerase factor sigma-54 encodes the protein MLSLQQKFSLQQKLSPQQIQYQKLLQLNTLALEQRIKTELELNPILEEILDEELELKEEQDDPEDALDTEEEYDSADDEFDIEDYMNDEQLDNDRMNRSPDEEHTQPIAPQRTTLKELLVEQLHMLDLTEEELIIGENIIGSLSREGYFKDNLEKIVKELKLFEELDITYEQAERVLAIVQTLEPVGIGARDLQECLLLQIRNSSYDPYYSYLAEKILTNHYKEFVNKRFDIIEKEMNLTRETLRTTLDLIQHLNPKPGEGNIEEEESNQITPDFLIEKVDNNYIVTLNDKTMPSLTISQTYLEMIDTNKRRRKMNERDKETHKFLREKFESAKWFIASIQQRRHTLMKIMRAILEKQYHFFESGPKHLKPMIYKDIADEIGMDISTISRVVNGKYVQSPQGIHELKYFFSEGLSTDSGDEISNKHIKELIKEIIDSESKKSPFSDEKISKMLQDKGIHIARRTVAKYREQLKLPVARLRKEL
- the hslU gene encoding ATP-dependent protease ATPase subunit HslU; protein product: MSNKLDLMKNLTPSQIVTELDKYIIGQGDAKRAVAIALRNRWRRQQVDEAIREEIVPNNIILIGPTGVGKTEIARRLAKLAGAPFIKVEASKFTEVGYVGRDVESMIRDLTELAVNMVRAEKTEEVQEKAEALAEERILDILIPPVKKPNQPSNTSVSTNVTDENEALQNEKTREWMRKKLEAGELDERMIEFDSTQPAVGMQVLGPVGFDDMGINIQELMSSMMPKKKKKRKTSIKDAKKILAQEEAAKLIDMEAVQREAVKRVQESGIVFIDEIDKIAGAKSQQGPDVSREGVQRDLLPIVEGSSVNTKYGVVKTDHILFIASGAFHVSKPSDLIPELQGRFPIRVELSSLNEEDFIKILTLPQNALLKQYTAMLNTEDVEIIFKEDAIKEVARTAAHVNTEVENIGARRLHTILTTLLEDILFDVPDKNTEKKFEITGKLVFDKLDSIVKDRDLSKYIL
- the hslV gene encoding ATP-dependent protease subunit HslV, which gives rise to MSNKIRSTTILGIIHNGVAAIGGDGQVSLGNTVMKHNSMKIRKLMNGQVVCGFAGSAADAFTLLGRFEEKLEQYNGNVSRSVVELAKDWRTDKYLRRLEAMLAVVSKDKTFVVSGTGDVIEPDDNIVAIGSGGMYALAAAKMLKKYSNLSAKEIVEEALNTAADICVYTNNHINVEVIEG
- a CDS encoding methyltransferase translates to MTLLLDTLIIVVLFLLFGYSHSLLASNKVKRKLAEQIGDKIAFYRLFYNFTSVLTFFLIYVLSPKPDLIIYDLIYPWDIVIFVVQLFALIGFLWAASAVNASEFFGIAQIKRYLNGSYNPSELDERYELKKIGAFKYSRQPIYFFSILFLGLRPTMDFFYLVFFLCLTIYFIVGSIYEEKKLTELFGDEYVQYQKETPWMVPIKFFKRS
- a CDS encoding SDR family NAD(P)-dependent oxidoreductase, which codes for MEFKNKTILLTGASTGIGKEIVKKLIQIDCTLILLARRTNLIEEYLSEINLKRAETIVLECDVSNKKSVNESMIKIKSKIKNDLDIAILNAGISYRTDITEFNSKHAEEIFGVNVMGIIYWVEQLLPEMMNRKNGMIVGVSSLADSRGHAKSEFYCASKAAATKILEGLRVELHPYNIKVITVKPGFVETPMTSKNKFKMPLLMKPEKAADIILNGIEKEKPVIAFPIPIVFASWLGGILPSRVYGFFAKRMKVR
- a CDS encoding DUF3109 family protein gives rise to the protein MRRNFIEIDDVILNPEIFETKFTCDLEKCKGACCTMESEYGAPIKQEEIDKINGKLHIIKEYLPKRHVDEIETSGFWVEKYGQLMTQSIDNKACVFVYFDNEIARCGIEKAYEEGKINFQKPISCHLFPIRVSEFGGDILRFEEYSECQPALQKGEETKLTVLEFCKDSLKRLYGSQWFEKAKHYLGN
- a CDS encoding class I SAM-dependent methyltransferase, whose amino-acid sequence is MTSNQEQIFFEIHTDTPREGPGNFESTKAAYSLLTELSEKLIILDVGCGPGKQTLDLANISHGQIIAVDNHKPYIDKLNEMAAELNLSSRVSGQVGDMNNLQFDENTFDVIWAEGSVYQMGIGKALSLWKRFLKTNGYIVFSELCWLRNDRPEEIENYWNSFYGEIKTIDSVIKFLSNTDYKFIGSFVLPDNAWWDNYYTPLTNRINELKKKYANDPKAMQVLENESLEMEMHKKYSAYYGYSFFVVRKVN